A genomic stretch from Zeimonas sediminis includes:
- a CDS encoding glycosyltransferase family 4 protein, with product MPKILLVNNYHYRRGGADVVYLEQGRLLRKMGWSVVELAMNHPKNDPSDFSPYFTEEIEFGHDYSALTKLRHAAKIIYSAEAAKKVKELIRAERPDLVHAHNVYHHLSPSVLRAARQCGVPVFLTTHDLKLLCPAFSMLSDGQVCEECRTRGRFSVVRKRCLKDSLALSSLVFVESGLHALSGIYRDSIDRMISPSRFFIDKFGEWGWGGAPFSYVPNFVDVEALRPSYPPGGYFLYFGRLSKEKGLHTLVSAAALAGVELWLVGTGPLEAELRASVEISGANVRFCGFQSGEALWDIVRGSRATVLASECYENAPLSVLEAYACGKPVLGARIGGIPELIRPGQTGDLFASGDSEGLAALMRRYAEMSAAEIETQGREARSWVEQDFTIERHIANVTGVYRLAGAAV from the coding sequence ATGCCGAAAATCCTTCTCGTCAACAACTATCACTATCGGCGCGGCGGGGCCGACGTCGTGTACCTCGAGCAGGGACGACTCCTCCGAAAGATGGGGTGGAGCGTCGTCGAGCTCGCGATGAACCACCCGAAGAATGATCCGTCCGACTTCTCCCCGTACTTCACCGAGGAGATCGAGTTCGGCCACGACTACAGCGCGCTGACGAAGCTCCGGCACGCGGCCAAGATCATCTACTCGGCCGAAGCCGCGAAGAAGGTCAAGGAACTGATACGGGCCGAGCGCCCGGATCTCGTGCACGCGCACAACGTGTACCACCATCTGTCGCCGTCGGTGCTGCGGGCCGCCAGGCAGTGCGGCGTCCCCGTGTTCCTGACGACGCACGACCTGAAGCTGCTATGCCCGGCGTTCAGCATGCTCTCCGATGGACAGGTCTGCGAGGAGTGCCGGACGCGCGGCCGGTTCTCGGTCGTCCGCAAGCGTTGCCTGAAGGACTCGCTCGCGCTGAGCTCCCTCGTGTTCGTCGAGTCGGGGCTGCACGCGCTCTCGGGCATCTACCGCGACTCGATCGACCGGATGATCTCGCCGAGTCGTTTCTTCATCGACAAGTTCGGCGAGTGGGGCTGGGGCGGCGCGCCGTTCAGCTACGTGCCGAACTTCGTCGACGTCGAGGCGCTCCGGCCCTCGTACCCGCCGGGCGGCTACTTCCTGTACTTCGGGCGCTTGAGCAAGGAGAAGGGCCTGCATACCCTGGTTTCGGCAGCGGCGCTGGCCGGCGTCGAGCTCTGGCTCGTGGGAACCGGGCCGCTGGAAGCCGAACTGCGAGCGAGCGTCGAGATCTCGGGAGCGAACGTCAGGTTCTGCGGATTCCAGAGCGGCGAGGCGCTGTGGGACATCGTGCGGGGGAGCCGCGCAACGGTGCTGGCGTCGGAGTGCTACGAGAACGCTCCGCTATCGGTGCTCGAGGCCTATGCGTGCGGCAAGCCGGTCCTGGGCGCGCGAATCGGGGGCATACCCGAGCTGATCAGGCCCGGGCAGACCGGTGACCTGTTCGCGAGCGGCGACAGCGAGGGGCTTGCCGCACTCATGCGGCGATACGCCGAGATGTCGGCGGCCGAGATCGAAACGCAGGGCAGGGAAGCTCGCTCGTGGGTCGAGCAGGACTTCACGATCGAGCGGCACATCGCCAACGTGACCGGAGTCTACAGGCTGGCAGGCGCGGCGGTCTGA